A window of Hymenobacter aerilatus contains these coding sequences:
- the trpD gene encoding anthranilate phosphoribosyltransferase, with product MKHLLNTLFDQQTLTHAEAREAMTQIGQGGANASEMAAFMTVYRMRPITVPELAGFRDALLELSRDPELGTHDVVDIVGTGGDGKDTLNISTLACFVVAGAGYPVAKHGNIGVSSVCGSADVLGSLGINFGVGNDVLKRQLERANICFLHAAAFHPAMRHAGPIRRELGVRTFFNILGPLVNPARPRYQVAGTFSLELLRLYQYLFQQTHTRYTVIHALDGYDELSLTGAAKVATSTGERVVSAPDLGLAATTPASLAGGRTVEESAQLFLDVLEGRATPAQRDVVTANAALAIQGRETDFTFAQALGAAQESLDSGRAREALRRLLAA from the coding sequence GTGAAACACCTTCTCAATACCTTATTCGACCAGCAAACCCTAACGCACGCCGAAGCCCGCGAAGCCATGACGCAAATCGGGCAAGGTGGCGCCAATGCATCGGAAATGGCGGCCTTCATGACTGTGTATCGGATGCGGCCCATTACAGTGCCGGAACTGGCGGGCTTCCGCGACGCCCTACTTGAACTCTCCCGTGACCCAGAATTGGGCACGCACGATGTGGTAGACATCGTGGGCACGGGCGGCGACGGCAAGGACACGCTCAACATCAGCACCCTGGCGTGCTTTGTGGTAGCGGGCGCAGGCTATCCGGTGGCCAAGCATGGCAACATTGGCGTGTCGTCGGTGTGTGGATCGGCAGACGTGTTGGGGAGCCTGGGAATAAACTTTGGGGTAGGCAACGACGTGCTGAAGCGCCAGCTGGAACGTGCCAACATTTGCTTTCTACACGCGGCGGCGTTTCATCCGGCCATGCGCCATGCCGGTCCTATTCGGCGGGAGCTAGGCGTACGTACGTTCTTCAATATTCTGGGGCCGTTGGTGAATCCGGCGCGGCCACGCTACCAGGTAGCGGGCACGTTCAGTCTGGAGCTGCTACGCCTCTACCAGTATCTTTTCCAGCAAACTCACACGCGCTACACCGTGATTCATGCCCTGGATGGCTACGATGAACTCTCGCTGACCGGTGCGGCCAAAGTAGCCACCAGCACTGGCGAGCGAGTGGTATCGGCCCCCGACTTGGGTTTGGCGGCTACTACACCCGCGAGCCTGGCCGGTGGGCGCACGGTGGAGGAGTCGGCCCAGCTGTTTCTGGATGTGCTGGAGGGTAGGGCCACGCCCGCCCAGCGCGACGTGGTGACGGCCAACGCAGCCTTGGCCATTCAGGGTCGCGAAACGGATTTTACCTTTGCGCAAGCCCTAGGCGCTGCGCAAGAATCCCTGGATTCGGGGCGGGCCCGCGAGGCGCTGCGCCGCTTACTGGCTGCTTAA
- a CDS encoding SusC/RagA family TonB-linked outer membrane protein — MKHPYLVKLLFLLLFVCAGFTGAFAQTGSVSGRVLDEQKQGLPGVTVVIEGTSLGNSTNADGTYSIQNVPTGPQTLVISFVGYNTQRQTVTVAAGQNSAVPAVTIGENTTLLNEAVVVGYGTQRKEDVTGAITTVSAKDFVKGQVTNPEQLIQGKTAGVQITTGGGSPGAATTIRIRGGSSLNASNDPLIVIDGVPVDNSGVSGASNALSLINPNDIETFTVLKDASATAIYGSRASNGVILITTKKGVSGEKLTVNFSSQASLSHRYNAVPVLSADEFRSTVQRVAPEKAALLGNANTNWQDEVFRTAQTYDNNVSITGAVGKLPFRASYGNLSQQGILITNRLIRNTASLSLNPVLLDNHLRVNVNVKGSWIDNNFADNGAIGSAAAFDPTQPVVSPTGNAFGNYFEYLQGNGTPQQNVPRNPVAQLLLRRDRSSVKRSIGNAQLDYSFHFLPDLHANVNLGYDITRSNGSNFIDARSAGAYSNTPLDASNRTSRGGSFNQYSQNRDNKLLEAYLNYSKQFGSNNRLEVLGGYSYQDFIRDEPAYPTFLADGSLFKLAAIPVRTQYTIISFYGRANLTLNDRYVFTGTLRDDASSRFPENNRHAVFPAASVAWRLKEENFFKDMTTFSDLKLRAGYGITGQQDVAGVAGDYPYLQRYVINTPTAQYQLGNSFFTPYSPQGFNRNLKWEQTTTYNAGLDFGFLEGKLNGSVDVYYRKTKDLLAQVPVALGTNFTNLLVSNVGTLENRGVELNLNATPVEGEHWTWTLNANGTYNKNRITSLGTQVPGFQGLETNNGGSISGGTGTTIGIYSVGAPSSAFYTYKQVYGPDGRPLNGVYVDLDGDGTITARDRYVGKQFAPKVILGFSSNVSYDRLNLAFTLRSNLGNYVYNNINSNAGNYQGINGSNNFVSNVTEDANYTQFPNIAQTRFSSDYYIQNGSFLRMENITLGYNAGTLGGGETLRLTAAVQNVFLSTKYKGLDPEISNGIDNNVYPRPRTYTLGLNLTF, encoded by the coding sequence ATGAAACACCCTTACCTGGTGAAACTACTGTTTCTCCTGCTATTTGTGTGCGCTGGTTTCACCGGTGCATTCGCCCAAACCGGCTCTGTGAGCGGCCGTGTGCTGGACGAACAGAAACAGGGCTTGCCCGGCGTAACCGTTGTGATAGAAGGCACTTCCCTTGGTAACTCCACCAATGCCGATGGTACCTACTCTATTCAGAATGTGCCCACCGGTCCGCAAACGCTGGTTATTTCCTTTGTAGGATATAATACGCAGCGTCAGACGGTTACGGTAGCCGCCGGCCAAAATTCGGCTGTGCCAGCTGTTACTATTGGCGAAAATACGACCCTGCTGAATGAAGCAGTGGTAGTGGGTTATGGTACGCAGCGCAAAGAAGACGTAACGGGGGCTATTACGACTGTTTCAGCCAAAGACTTTGTGAAAGGCCAAGTAACTAACCCCGAACAGCTCATCCAGGGCAAAACGGCCGGTGTACAGATTACGACCGGCGGCGGCTCACCGGGTGCGGCAACCACGATTCGTATCCGTGGCGGCTCCTCGCTTAATGCCAGCAACGACCCGCTGATTGTAATTGACGGTGTGCCGGTAGACAATAGCGGCGTAAGTGGCGCTTCCAATGCCCTCAGCCTTATCAACCCCAATGATATTGAAACCTTTACCGTACTAAAGGACGCTTCTGCCACAGCTATTTATGGTTCACGTGCTTCCAATGGTGTTATTCTGATTACCACTAAAAAAGGTGTATCAGGCGAAAAACTAACGGTTAATTTCAGTTCACAGGCTTCCCTGTCGCACCGCTACAACGCCGTGCCTGTACTGTCTGCTGACGAATTCCGCAGTACGGTACAACGCGTTGCCCCCGAGAAAGCTGCTTTGTTAGGTAATGCTAACACCAACTGGCAGGATGAGGTGTTCCGGACAGCTCAGACGTACGACAATAATGTGAGCATAACTGGGGCCGTGGGCAAACTACCATTCCGTGCTTCCTATGGTAACCTCTCGCAGCAGGGTATTTTGATTACGAATCGGCTTATTCGTAATACAGCTTCACTGAGCCTCAATCCAGTACTGCTAGATAATCATCTGCGTGTCAACGTGAATGTGAAGGGCTCTTGGATTGATAACAACTTCGCAGATAACGGGGCTATTGGCTCAGCCGCCGCCTTCGACCCCACCCAGCCTGTGGTTAGCCCTACTGGCAATGCCTTCGGCAATTATTTTGAATATCTCCAGGGCAATGGCACACCCCAGCAAAACGTACCCCGCAACCCAGTAGCGCAGCTTTTGCTACGCCGCGACCGTAGCTCTGTGAAACGCAGCATCGGTAATGCCCAGCTCGATTACAGCTTCCATTTCCTGCCTGATCTGCACGCTAACGTGAACCTGGGTTACGACATCACGCGTAGCAATGGCTCTAATTTTATAGATGCTCGCTCGGCCGGCGCCTATTCCAATACACCCCTAGACGCCTCAAACAGAACGTCGCGCGGTGGTTCGTTCAATCAGTACTCGCAAAACCGTGACAATAAGCTGCTGGAAGCTTACTTAAACTATAGCAAGCAGTTTGGCAGCAATAATCGTCTGGAAGTGCTAGGCGGTTACTCGTATCAGGACTTCATCAGAGACGAGCCTGCCTACCCTACTTTCTTGGCCGATGGCTCCCTGTTTAAGCTAGCTGCCATACCAGTTCGGACGCAGTACACTATCATCTCTTTCTACGGCCGGGCGAACCTTACGCTTAACGACCGGTATGTGTTTACAGGCACACTGCGCGATGATGCGTCCTCGCGCTTCCCGGAGAACAATCGCCACGCCGTATTTCCAGCTGCTTCGGTGGCCTGGCGTCTGAAAGAGGAAAACTTCTTTAAAGACATGACTACCTTCTCCGACCTGAAGCTACGGGCCGGTTATGGTATCACAGGGCAGCAAGATGTGGCCGGCGTTGCTGGCGATTATCCCTACCTCCAGCGTTACGTAATCAACACTCCCACAGCTCAGTATCAACTAGGCAACTCCTTCTTCACGCCCTATTCGCCCCAAGGGTTCAATCGCAACCTCAAATGGGAGCAGACCACTACCTACAACGCAGGTCTGGACTTTGGCTTCTTGGAGGGTAAGTTGAATGGCTCGGTGGATGTGTACTACCGCAAAACCAAAGATCTGCTGGCTCAGGTACCGGTTGCACTGGGTACTAACTTCACCAACTTGCTGGTATCCAACGTAGGCACACTCGAAAACCGCGGGGTGGAGTTGAACCTGAACGCTACCCCCGTAGAAGGCGAACACTGGACCTGGACGTTGAATGCTAACGGTACCTATAACAAAAATCGCATCACCTCACTCGGCACGCAGGTACCTGGTTTCCAAGGCCTCGAAACGAATAACGGCGGCAGCATTTCGGGTGGCACAGGCACTACCATCGGCATTTACAGCGTAGGTGCTCCTTCATCAGCCTTCTATACTTATAAGCAGGTATATGGCCCAGATGGCCGGCCGCTGAATGGCGTGTACGTGGACTTAGACGGTGACGGAACCATCACAGCTCGTGACCGGTATGTAGGCAAGCAGTTTGCACCTAAGGTTATTCTGGGCTTTAGCTCCAACGTAAGCTACGACCGACTCAACTTGGCTTTCACGTTGCGTAGTAACTTGGGCAACTATGTGTACAACAATATCAACTCAAACGCAGGCAACTACCAAGGCATCAACGGTTCGAACAACTTCGTGTCTAACGTGACGGAGGATGCCAACTATACCCAGTTTCCCAACATTGCTCAGACCCGCTTCTCTTCGGATTATTACATCCAGAACGGTTCGTTTCTGCGCATGGAAAACATTACGTTGGGCTATAATGCAGGCACGCTGGGCGGCGGTGAAACGTTGCGCCTCACAGCAGCTGTTCAGAACGTGTTCCTGAGCACTAAATACAAAGGCTTAGACCCGGAAATTTCCAACGGGATTGATAACAATGTGTATCCCCGCCCGCGCACATACACACTTGGCCTGAACTTAACTTTCTAG
- a CDS encoding anthranilate synthase component II, whose amino-acid sequence MKILVLDNYDSFTYNLVQLLRELGYGDQTTVIRNDKLTLEEVEQYDAIMLSPGPGVPADAGLMPEVIRRYAPTKRMLGVCLGHQGIAESFGGTLYNLPAVLHGIATDADIITGNDRLFSGLPTQFKVGRYHSWVVQPDSIPAELEVTAIDAQGQVLAFRHREYDVRGVQFHPESILTEYGKEMLKNWLEG is encoded by the coding sequence ATGAAAATTCTTGTTCTCGACAACTACGATTCCTTTACCTACAACTTGGTGCAGCTACTGCGCGAGCTGGGCTACGGCGACCAAACCACCGTCATCCGCAATGATAAGCTGACGCTGGAGGAGGTAGAGCAGTACGATGCCATCATGCTCTCGCCCGGACCCGGTGTGCCGGCCGACGCGGGCCTGATGCCGGAGGTAATCCGGCGCTATGCGCCTACCAAGCGCATGCTGGGGGTGTGCTTGGGCCACCAAGGCATAGCCGAGAGTTTCGGCGGCACGCTCTACAACCTGCCGGCTGTGCTGCACGGCATAGCTACGGATGCCGACATCATCACCGGCAACGATCGGCTGTTTTCTGGCCTACCCACGCAGTTCAAGGTAGGGCGCTACCACTCCTGGGTGGTGCAGCCCGACTCAATACCCGCCGAGTTGGAAGTGACGGCCATTGATGCGCAGGGCCAGGTGCTGGCTTTCCGCCACCGCGAATACGACGTGCGCGGCGTGCAATTCCACCCTGAGTCTATCCTGACCGAGTATGGCAAGGAGATGCTGAAAAATTGGTTGGAAGGATAG
- a CDS encoding RagB/SusD family nutrient uptake outer membrane protein, translating to MKKNILRHVSALALVSSSVLTITSCTDDLDRLPKYDLTSEAVYKDAAGYKSVLAKVYGGFALTGSQGPNGNGDVKGIDEGTSDYIRQYWSAQELTTDEAVVNWGDPNIQDWHLMNWTPTGLLVQGLYSRILYEVTLCNNFLLESTDAKLSSRGINETDAATIRAYRAEVRFLRALAYYHALDLYGNVPFVTEENEIGGTTPPTQTTRPELFAFIERELQAIDADLPAPRQNEYARADKAAAWMLLAKLYLNAEVYTKTARYADCATNAKKVIDAGYTLTPQYRNLFRTDNNTSREIIFPIAYDGRRTQSYGGTTFLVHGPVASTSDRNWNPASYGIDGGWGGLRTTSAFYRQFPDTAADNRAKFVTGGQTLEINSLIDFYQGYVPIKFKNVSSTGAPGSDLVFADTDFPMFRLADAYLMYAEAAVRGGGDRNLALEYVNRVRTRAYKNTPAGNITSSELTLDFLLNERSRELYWEATRRTDLIRYNRFTTRDYLWPWKGGVKEGTAVQDYRNLFPIPVSDLSVNRNLVQNPGY from the coding sequence ATGAAAAAGAATATTCTCCGCCACGTTTCGGCGCTGGCGCTGGTCTCCTCTTCGGTGCTCACGATAACGTCGTGCACGGATGATCTGGACCGTTTGCCTAAATATGACCTTACCTCAGAAGCTGTGTACAAAGATGCGGCTGGCTATAAGTCGGTGTTAGCTAAAGTGTATGGTGGCTTCGCCCTCACCGGGTCGCAGGGACCAAACGGTAACGGTGATGTGAAAGGTATCGACGAAGGTACCTCTGACTACATACGGCAGTATTGGAGTGCCCAGGAGTTGACCACGGATGAAGCAGTAGTGAACTGGGGTGACCCAAACATTCAGGACTGGCACCTGATGAACTGGACACCCACTGGCCTACTGGTGCAAGGACTATACAGCCGCATTCTGTACGAAGTAACCCTGTGCAATAATTTCTTACTGGAGTCGACGGATGCCAAGTTGAGCAGCCGAGGCATCAATGAGACGGATGCCGCTACTATCCGTGCATACCGCGCTGAAGTGCGTTTCTTACGTGCCTTGGCCTATTACCATGCCCTGGATCTTTATGGCAATGTGCCATTTGTTACTGAAGAAAATGAGATTGGGGGAACTACTCCTCCTACTCAAACTACACGTCCTGAGCTATTTGCCTTTATTGAACGGGAGCTACAAGCTATTGACGCCGATTTGCCTGCTCCTCGCCAGAATGAGTACGCTCGCGCTGACAAAGCCGCCGCGTGGATGCTGCTAGCCAAGCTTTACCTTAATGCTGAGGTATACACCAAAACGGCCCGCTATGCAGATTGCGCCACTAATGCGAAGAAAGTAATAGATGCCGGTTACACCCTTACGCCACAGTACCGAAACCTGTTCCGCACAGATAATAACACAAGCCGGGAAATTATCTTTCCCATTGCCTATGATGGCCGCCGCACGCAGAGCTATGGGGGTACTACCTTCCTAGTTCATGGACCTGTGGCCAGCACTTCCGACCGAAATTGGAATCCTGCCAGCTACGGCATCGATGGGGGTTGGGGTGGTTTGCGCACTACGTCGGCCTTCTATCGTCAGTTTCCAGATACCGCGGCTGATAATCGTGCTAAGTTCGTAACGGGTGGGCAGACCTTGGAAATCAACTCACTTATTGATTTTTACCAAGGCTACGTACCTATTAAGTTCAAAAACGTTAGCTCTACGGGTGCTCCCGGCTCTGATCTTGTTTTTGCAGATACGGACTTCCCTATGTTCCGTCTAGCCGATGCCTACCTGATGTATGCTGAAGCAGCCGTACGTGGTGGTGGCGACCGAAACCTGGCTTTGGAATACGTGAACCGAGTGCGTACGCGGGCCTACAAAAATACTCCGGCCGGCAACATTACTTCTTCGGAACTAACGCTGGACTTTCTGTTGAACGAACGCTCCCGCGAACTGTATTGGGAAGCAACTCGTCGCACAGACCTTATTCGCTATAATCGTTTCACTACGCGCGACTACCTGTGGCCGTGGAAGGGTGGTGTGAAGGAAGGGACTGCCGTACAGGACTACCGCAATCTATTCCCAATACCAGTATCTGACCTAAGCGTAAACCGAAACTTGGTACAGAACCCAGGTTACTAA
- a CDS encoding anthranilate synthase component I family protein: MPHFTLKSRHLRVLADTVTPVGLYLRLRDRYDNCLLLESSDYHGQQNAFSYLACDPLARFEVQRGVVKQTFPDGTVATETLTEPRAALARLQEFAQSFQTEENDFDFITGGLFGYLGYEAVQHFEDLDLNAAKQAAGDIPEMLYGTYRYVIALNHFRNELYVFEHTLEGDAVDEDGLKRLVNLIRNPSLPEFQFQTQGEVLTNQTDEEFLRVLAQGQQHCLRGDVFQIVLSRRFQQGFTGDEFNVYRALRSINPSPYLFYFDYGNFKIFGSSPETQLLIKGSKASLYPIAGTFRRTGHDAEDAAAAERLAQDPKENAEHVMLVDLARNDLARHGDQVAVKVFREIQFYSHVIHLVSEVTAQLLPGTNPLQVVADTFPAGTLSGAPKHSAMQLIDKLEPTARGYYGGCLGHLGFNGDFNHAIMIRSFLSTDNQLYFQAGAGVVAASDINSELNEVHHKLAALRKALKEAEQV, translated from the coding sequence ATGCCGCATTTCACGCTTAAGTCTCGCCACCTACGGGTGCTGGCCGATACCGTAACGCCCGTGGGCCTATACCTGCGCCTGCGCGACCGATACGACAACTGCCTGCTGCTGGAAAGCTCCGACTACCATGGTCAGCAAAACGCCTTTAGCTATCTGGCCTGCGACCCGCTAGCTCGTTTTGAGGTGCAGCGCGGGGTGGTGAAGCAGACCTTCCCGGATGGCACCGTCGCTACTGAAACCCTAACCGAGCCCCGCGCGGCACTAGCCCGACTACAGGAGTTTGCGCAGAGCTTTCAGACGGAGGAAAACGACTTCGACTTTATCACGGGTGGTCTGTTTGGCTACTTGGGCTACGAGGCGGTGCAGCATTTCGAGGACCTCGACCTGAATGCAGCCAAGCAAGCGGCCGGCGACATTCCGGAGATGCTGTATGGCACCTACCGCTATGTTATTGCGCTTAACCATTTCCGCAACGAACTATACGTGTTTGAACACACGTTGGAAGGCGACGCGGTAGACGAAGACGGCTTGAAGCGACTGGTGAACCTCATTCGCAACCCTTCCTTGCCGGAGTTTCAGTTTCAAACGCAGGGCGAGGTGCTGACCAACCAGACCGACGAGGAGTTTCTGCGGGTGCTGGCCCAAGGCCAGCAGCACTGCCTGCGCGGCGATGTGTTTCAGATTGTGCTGAGCCGCCGTTTTCAGCAGGGCTTTACCGGCGATGAGTTCAACGTGTACCGGGCGCTGCGCTCCATCAATCCCTCGCCCTACCTGTTCTACTTCGACTACGGCAACTTCAAGATCTTCGGCTCCTCGCCCGAAACGCAACTCCTTATTAAAGGCAGCAAAGCCAGTCTCTACCCCATTGCTGGTACTTTCCGTCGCACTGGTCACGATGCCGAAGACGCCGCTGCTGCCGAGCGCCTGGCCCAGGACCCCAAGGAAAATGCCGAGCACGTGATGCTGGTAGATTTGGCCCGCAACGACTTGGCCCGCCACGGCGACCAAGTAGCGGTAAAGGTATTCCGCGAAATTCAGTTCTACTCCCACGTGATTCACTTAGTGAGCGAGGTGACGGCCCAACTGCTACCCGGCACCAACCCCTTGCAGGTAGTGGCCGATACGTTTCCGGCCGGTACGCTTTCGGGGGCGCCCAAGCACAGCGCCATGCAACTTATTGACAAGCTAGAACCGACAGCCCGCGGCTATTACGGCGGCTGCCTGGGCCATCTGGGCTTCAATGGCGACTTCAACCACGCCATCATGATTCGCTCTTTCCTCAGCACCGACAACCAACTCTACTTCCAAGCTGGTGCTGGGGTAGTAGCGGCTTCCGATATCAACTCTGAACTCAACGAGGTGCACCATAAGCTGGCTGCCCTGCGCAAAGCCCTGAAAGAGGCCGAGCAGGTGTAG
- a CDS encoding cellulase family glycosylhydrolase, whose protein sequence is MDKSFLYLLFSFFLVQMPTAQAQRTSSQGGVYVDKQGVLRWQKGRQEVALFGVNYTTPFAYSYRAHRRLGVSLEQAIEQDVYHLSRLGVDAFRVHVWDVEITDTVGNLLENEHLRLLDFLVARLKERGIKIILTPIAYWGNGYPERDSAMTGFSSIYDKVQAYTNPRAVAAQERYLTQFLNHRNTYTKQLNRQDPDIIAFEVCNEPRYREPAAQVTAFADRMAAAIRNTGCRKPVFYNIAENPQVHEAILNAKVDGLTYQWYPEGLVGGHTLRGNFLPYVDQYPIPYRQDPRFKSKAKMVYEFESADVLQPVMYPAMARSFRAAGFQWATQFAYDPLAIAYANTEYQTHYLNLAYTPRKP, encoded by the coding sequence ATGGATAAATCTTTTCTTTATCTTCTCTTCTCGTTTTTTCTGGTGCAAATGCCTACCGCCCAGGCTCAACGCACTTCTTCGCAGGGCGGTGTTTATGTAGACAAGCAGGGCGTGCTACGGTGGCAGAAAGGCAGGCAGGAAGTAGCGCTTTTCGGCGTTAACTACACTACACCATTTGCCTATTCTTACCGTGCCCATCGGCGGTTGGGTGTATCGCTAGAGCAGGCTATTGAGCAGGATGTGTACCACCTGTCCCGGTTGGGCGTCGATGCGTTTCGAGTGCACGTATGGGACGTAGAAATTACCGATACGGTAGGCAACCTGCTGGAAAATGAGCACTTACGCCTGCTCGATTTTCTGGTGGCCCGTCTTAAAGAGCGCGGTATCAAAATCATCTTGACGCCCATTGCTTATTGGGGCAACGGCTACCCCGAGCGCGACTCGGCCATGACGGGCTTTTCGTCTATCTACGACAAGGTGCAGGCCTACACCAACCCGCGAGCTGTGGCGGCGCAGGAGCGCTACCTCACGCAGTTTCTCAACCACCGCAACACGTATACCAAGCAGCTCAACCGTCAGGACCCTGATATTATTGCCTTTGAGGTGTGCAACGAGCCGCGCTACCGCGAGCCGGCTGCGCAGGTAACGGCCTTTGCCGACCGCATGGCCGCCGCCATTCGCAACACTGGCTGCCGCAAACCAGTGTTCTATAACATAGCTGAAAACCCGCAGGTGCATGAAGCTATTCTTAATGCAAAAGTGGATGGCCTCACGTACCAATGGTACCCCGAGGGCTTGGTAGGAGGCCACACCCTGCGCGGCAACTTCCTACCCTACGTCGACCAATACCCGATTCCCTACCGCCAGGATCCGCGGTTCAAGTCGAAGGCTAAGATGGTATATGAGTTTGAGTCGGCGGATGTTTTGCAGCCCGTGATGTACCCCGCCATGGCTCGCAGCTTTCGGGCAGCGGGTTTTCAGTGGGCTACGCAGTTTGCCTACGACCCCTTGGCCATTGCTTACGCCAACACCGAGTACCAGACGCATTACCTCAATCTAGCTTACACCCCGCGAAAGCCCTGA
- a CDS encoding SusE domain-containing protein, translated as MKTWFTKILGVGAVALLLTACEKEDEKTVIHPSGGPTLTASSTALGTLSMDNAAKEAVTFNWTAPNYGYAAAVTYTLQLDVKGNNFKSPSEFTTTSSSRTLTVSELNSALLALGIAPGSAGQLDVRVKSDVGSNTAYAQLSSVTSLTATPYLSVIAYPSLYVPGDYQGWAPDKAPRVASPTNNGTYEGYINFASASPFKFTSTPSWANTNYGLVGTVTTNATTKVTSSSLSTDGGAGNLSVPTAGYYRIVVDIPNLTWTATPTTWAAIGSATPGGWDNQTPLTYNATTGTWSAVMTLSANGELKFRANNGWDINYGDNKADGVLDFNADNIKGPAAAGSYLVTLDLSQGAGNYTYSIRKN; from the coding sequence ATGAAAACTTGGTTTACCAAAATATTGGGAGTAGGCGCGGTTGCTTTACTCCTCACCGCGTGTGAGAAGGAGGATGAAAAAACGGTGATTCATCCGAGCGGTGGGCCTACCCTTACAGCCTCTTCTACAGCCTTGGGCACGCTCTCCATGGATAACGCAGCCAAAGAAGCCGTTACGTTCAATTGGACTGCTCCTAACTACGGCTATGCTGCGGCAGTCACTTATACGCTACAACTCGATGTAAAGGGTAATAACTTCAAATCACCTAGTGAGTTTACTACCACTTCTTCCAGCCGTACACTCACAGTATCGGAGTTGAATAGTGCATTGCTGGCCTTGGGTATTGCACCGGGCTCGGCAGGTCAGTTGGATGTACGCGTTAAGTCAGACGTAGGCAGTAACACTGCCTATGCACAACTTTCCAGCGTCACCTCTTTAACAGCAACTCCTTACCTATCTGTTATTGCGTACCCATCGCTGTACGTACCTGGTGACTATCAGGGTTGGGCACCTGATAAAGCGCCTAGAGTTGCATCTCCTACCAATAATGGCACCTACGAGGGGTATATTAACTTTGCTAGCGCTAGTCCTTTCAAATTCACAAGCACGCCTAGCTGGGCCAACACGAACTACGGTCTTGTGGGTACAGTCACTACAAACGCAACTACTAAAGTTACCTCAAGCTCCTTATCAACAGATGGAGGCGCTGGTAACCTTTCTGTCCCAACAGCAGGCTACTACCGTATTGTGGTGGATATTCCGAACCTAACTTGGACGGCTACACCTACTACTTGGGCAGCTATTGGCTCTGCTACCCCCGGCGGGTGGGATAACCAAACTCCTTTGACCTATAACGCTACTACAGGTACGTGGTCGGCTGTAATGACTCTAAGTGCTAATGGCGAGCTTAAATTCAGAGCGAACAATGGCTGGGATATCAACTACGGTGACAACAAAGCAGACGGGGTTCTCGACTTTAATGCTGACAATATCAAAGGTCCCGCAGCAGCTGGCAGCTATTTGGTCACGCTTGATTTAAGCCAGGGCGCGGGTAATTACACCTACTCTATCCGAAAGAATTAA
- a CDS encoding alpha/beta hydrolase, translating to MPQLHRTRRVWVYLPPSYTTSHRRYPVLYLQDGQNIFDEATSFSGEWGVDEALNQEKRATIVVAIDNGGDKRLDEYSPWRNSQYGGGEGREYAAFLTETLKPYIDQHYRTRPGRRHTGIGGSSMGALIALYATLRYPDVYGRVGVFSPALWFAKDSLDRFVQRARSGRPTRLYLVAGQQESETMVPYMTQLRDQLHQAGVRSANLRFVVRPDGQHNEGFWRREFPAAYQWLFFGKSAETKKILAP from the coding sequence ATGCCTCAGTTGCATCGCACGCGCCGGGTGTGGGTGTATTTGCCGCCCAGCTACACCACTAGTCACCGCCGCTACCCGGTGCTCTACTTGCAGGATGGTCAGAATATATTCGACGAGGCAACCAGTTTCAGCGGCGAGTGGGGCGTAGATGAAGCCTTGAACCAGGAAAAACGCGCTACCATTGTAGTGGCTATAGATAATGGCGGCGACAAGCGCTTGGATGAGTACTCGCCCTGGCGCAACTCGCAGTACGGTGGCGGGGAGGGTAGGGAGTACGCAGCCTTTCTCACCGAAACGCTTAAGCCGTATATCGACCAGCACTACCGTACTCGGCCTGGCCGACGCCACACGGGCATTGGGGGCAGCAGTATGGGGGCGCTCATTGCGCTGTATGCTACCCTGCGTTACCCAGATGTGTATGGCAGGGTAGGGGTGTTTTCGCCGGCGCTCTGGTTTGCGAAGGATTCGCTGGACCGTTTTGTGCAACGCGCCCGGTCGGGGCGCCCTACCCGGCTCTACTTGGTAGCTGGGCAGCAGGAAAGCGAAACCATGGTACCCTACATGACGCAGCTGCGCGACCAGTTGCACCAAGCTGGTGTACGCTCTGCCAACCTGCGCTTCGTAGTGCGCCCCGATGGTCAGCACAACGAAGGTTTCTGGCGGCGGGAGTTTCCGGCCGCATATCAATGGCTGTTCTTCGGAAAATCAGCGGAAACCAAAAAAATACTTGCGCCGTAA